The following proteins are co-located in the Gemmatimonadota bacterium genome:
- a CDS encoding DUF420 domain-containing protein, with translation MSITDLPAANAFLNGLCTIFLVLGFIYIKRGDIKTHQKCMVTALILSALFLTSYLIYHSQVGSVPYPHRDWTRPIYFAILIPHIILAAVNVPFIITLVWRAYKGEFDRHRRLARWVWPSWIFVSITGVIIYLMLYQQ, from the coding sequence ATGTCCATCACAGACTTGCCCGCGGCAAACGCCTTTCTCAACGGACTTTGCACCATCTTTCTTGTGTTGGGATTCATCTATATCAAACGCGGCGACATCAAAACGCACCAAAAATGCATGGTCACAGCGTTGATCTTATCGGCTCTGTTTCTGACCTCATACCTCATCTATCACAGTCAGGTCGGCTCTGTGCCCTATCCACACCGCGATTGGACGCGCCCGATCTACTTTGCCATACTCATTCCGCACATCATCCTCGCTGCCGTCAATGTGCCCTTCATCATCACGCTGGTCTGGCGAGCCTACAAAGGCGAATTTGATCGCCACCGCCGCCTGGCGCGATGGGTTTGGCCCAGTTGGATATTTGTCTCAATTACCGGCGTCATCATCTACCTGATGCTCTATCAACAGTAG
- a CDS encoding TIGR01777 family protein, with the protein MKILISGASGLIGSALKTALSARGDRVLSLTRRTARNNDEIIWDPSSNTLDPSRLTNIDGIIHLAGENIASRRWTAAQKARIRDSRVQGTTLLAQTLASISPPPKVFISASAIGYYGNRNDEILTEDSPPGEGFLPDVSIAWENAAKPATEAGIRTVHPRIGIVLSPTGGALGKMLLPFKLGLGGIIGSGKQYMSWITLDDLISLFLFAIDNESISGAINAVSPTPVTNREFTKTLGRVLSRPTIFPLPAFAAKLALGEMADALLLASTRVIPSRLENTSFSFAHPHLEPALRHLL; encoded by the coding sequence ATGAAAATCCTGATATCCGGTGCTTCTGGCCTCATTGGCTCAGCACTCAAAACCGCACTGAGCGCGCGCGGTGACCGCGTCTTGTCTCTCACCCGACGCACTGCCCGCAACAACGATGAAATCATCTGGGACCCATCTTCTAATACCCTCGATCCCTCGCGCCTCACCAATATAGATGGCATCATACACCTCGCCGGAGAAAACATCGCCTCCCGACGCTGGACCGCAGCGCAAAAGGCGCGCATCCGCGACAGTCGCGTACAGGGCACCACACTGCTCGCCCAAACACTCGCGTCTATATCTCCGCCGCCAAAAGTCTTCATCTCCGCATCTGCCATCGGTTATTACGGCAACCGCAACGATGAAATCCTCACCGAAGACAGCCCGCCAGGAGAAGGCTTTCTCCCGGATGTATCCATCGCCTGGGAAAACGCCGCCAAACCCGCTACAGAAGCCGGCATACGAACCGTTCACCCGCGCATTGGCATTGTTCTATCCCCCACAGGCGGGGCACTCGGCAAAATGCTCTTGCCCTTCAAATTGGGATTGGGCGGCATCATCGGATCGGGCAAGCAGTACATGAGCTGGATCACCCTCGACGACCTGATCTCTCTATTCCTCTTTGCAATAGATAACGAATCCATCAGTGGCGCCATCAACGCCGTATCACCAACGCCTGTCACCAATCGCGAATTTACCAAAACCCTCGGACGCGTCCTATCTCGTCCGACAATTTTTCCGCTACCCGCATTTGCCGCCAAACTCGCACTGGGCGAAATGGCCGATGCCCTATTACTCGCAAGCACCCGCGTTATCCCTTCACGCCTCGAAAACACCAGCTTTTCCTTTGCCCACCCCCACCTTGAGCCTGCCCTGCGTCATCTGTTATAA
- a CDS encoding Glu/Leu/Phe/Val dehydrogenase: MSSHEPSFKESVDLMFDRAVATLDLPPGLADQIKINNNIYLVRFFVKLRDSYRIFTGWRSVHSEHRLPVKGGIRYAPTVSQDDVEALAALMTYKCAIVDVPFGGAKGGLCIDPREYNEYELELITRRFAQELIKKGYINPALNVPAPDMGTGEREMAWIADTYRSLHPEDINAIACTTGKPFSQGGIQGRVEATGRGVFYGIKEFFNNSEDVKNAGLKGNLEGKRIIVQGLGNVGFHATKYLEEEGGARIIGIIEREGAILSEEGFSIEEVAAYRAERGSLKHFPGATCIANGKSLLEAECDVLIPAAIEGQITLENARRIKAPVIAEAANGPVTYMADNVLRKAGKTIIPDAYLNAGGVTVSYFEWIKNLSHIRFGRLDRRHEAHRGAQIITALEEMVGKPVPDHLKARLSYGSDELDLVRSGLEDTMSTAYQTMSEIHKSRDNVPDLRTAAFAIAIEKIARAYIEMGL, from the coding sequence ATGTCCTCACATGAACCCAGCTTCAAAGAAAGCGTTGACCTCATGTTTGACCGCGCAGTGGCAACGCTCGATTTGCCTCCAGGGCTGGCTGACCAGATCAAAATCAACAACAACATTTACCTGGTGCGCTTCTTTGTCAAACTCCGCGACAGCTATCGCATCTTCACGGGATGGCGCTCTGTTCACAGTGAACATCGCCTGCCCGTCAAAGGAGGCATCCGTTACGCCCCCACTGTCAGTCAGGATGACGTGGAAGCACTCGCCGCACTCATGACGTACAAATGCGCGATCGTCGATGTGCCCTTTGGCGGTGCCAAAGGTGGGCTATGCATTGATCCCCGCGAATACAACGAGTATGAACTCGAACTCATTACCCGACGTTTTGCACAGGAATTGATCAAAAAGGGATATATCAATCCAGCTCTCAACGTCCCGGCACCCGACATGGGAACAGGAGAACGGGAAATGGCCTGGATCGCAGACACGTATCGCAGCCTGCACCCGGAAGACATCAACGCCATTGCCTGCACAACGGGCAAACCCTTTTCCCAGGGCGGCATTCAGGGGCGCGTCGAAGCAACCGGACGAGGTGTATTTTACGGCATCAAGGAATTTTTTAACAACTCAGAAGACGTCAAAAACGCGGGCCTGAAAGGCAATTTGGAAGGCAAACGCATAATCGTGCAAGGATTGGGTAATGTGGGCTTTCACGCGACCAAATATCTCGAAGAAGAAGGTGGCGCGCGCATCATCGGCATTATTGAACGCGAAGGAGCAATCCTATCAGAGGAGGGATTCTCAATTGAAGAAGTCGCTGCTTACCGCGCGGAACGCGGTTCATTAAAACACTTTCCGGGAGCCACCTGTATTGCAAATGGCAAAAGCCTGCTCGAAGCAGAATGCGACGTGCTCATACCAGCCGCTATTGAAGGCCAGATCACACTTGAAAATGCCAGACGCATCAAAGCGCCAGTAATTGCAGAAGCGGCCAACGGTCCCGTCACTTACATGGCAGACAACGTATTGCGCAAAGCGGGAAAAACCATCATACCCGACGCCTACCTCAATGCGGGCGGCGTCACAGTTTCTTATTTTGAATGGATCAAGAACCTCTCGCACATCCGGTTCGGACGTCTCGACAGACGCCACGAAGCACATCGCGGTGCGCAAATCATCACCGCCCTGGAAGAAATGGTAGGCAAACCCGTTCCAGACCATCTCAAAGCAAGACTCTCTTATGGCTCAGATGAACTGGACCTCGTGCGCTCTGGCCTCGAAGACACCATGAGCACTGCCTATCAAACCATGAGTGAAATCCACAAATCGCGCGACAATGTGCCGGATTTACGCACCGCTGCATTTGCCATCGCCATAGAAAAAATCGCACGGGCGTATATTGAAATGGGGCTGTGA
- a CDS encoding cytidylate kinase-like family protein, which produces MGVITISREYGSDGRTVARKVAETLSYHNIDKDLLVEVAQKAQVPVSEVERYDELPEHPALRILRKFLTPGYADTLTGLSEYEWWAAATVPELSDHRDQALITMDEEVYAKLTAEVEMQMADQGDVVILGRGGQAVLKGREDTLHVRVVATQDFKLDVVKDRDQLTNDEDAIRRMRGVDERRRTYIKRHYKVAWDNPHLYSVIVNTGFLGVDGAVDAIVCAAHKVL; this is translated from the coding sequence ATGGGTGTTATCACTATTTCAAGGGAATACGGCAGTGATGGACGTACTGTTGCCCGGAAGGTTGCCGAGACACTGTCTTATCACAATATAGACAAAGATTTGCTCGTTGAGGTGGCACAAAAAGCCCAGGTGCCCGTGTCAGAAGTCGAACGCTATGACGAACTACCCGAACATCCCGCTCTGAGAATTTTGCGAAAATTTCTCACGCCTGGATACGCAGACACCCTGACGGGTTTGTCGGAATACGAGTGGTGGGCTGCGGCGACCGTGCCCGAGTTGTCCGACCACCGAGATCAGGCACTGATAACCATGGATGAAGAGGTGTACGCGAAGTTGACCGCGGAGGTGGAGATGCAGATGGCCGATCAGGGCGATGTGGTTATATTGGGGAGAGGTGGGCAGGCTGTCTTGAAGGGCCGCGAAGATACGTTGCATGTGCGCGTGGTGGCGACGCAAGACTTTAAGCTGGATGTGGTGAAAGACCGCGATCAATTGACCAACGACGAGGATGCAATAAGGCGAATGAGAGGCGTGGATGAGCGCCGCAGGACGTATATCAAACGCCATTATAAGGTGGCCTGGGATAATCCACATCTATACTCTGTCATAGTGAATACCGGCTTTCTCGGCGTTGATGGAGCCGTAGATGCGATTGTTTGTGCTGCTCATAAGGTGTTATAA